Below is a window of Quercus robur chromosome 6, dhQueRobu3.1, whole genome shotgun sequence DNA.
ATGAAAGGTTTAGATTTAGTATTACTTAccataaatattattattcccCAATTTCATACCCTCTATACTTTACACAACTGACCACATATTAAAACTAATATTGATATTCCACTACTCTCATGCCCTTTACCTAAAACAAAATCATCAATCAACAATTTCATGCCTTCTACCTAAGTCAAATCAACCAGTCCAATACATCCCTTGACATGTCACTCTTTAAGGCAAATTGGAACAAAGAATGGACAAGTGCTCATGACTTGGGCTTGGGCCTTGATGTTCATGGCATTTTTTTAGGTTCATGATAGCTTGGATGACATGGGTGGTGATGACAAAGGTAGTGACAACCAGGATTGAGATCTTGTGCAATACCTAAGGTATTGCACGGTGTGCAATAACTTTAATATCGGCCGTTCAATTAATCCAAAGGCTCATAAATTCAACACCTCaccaaataataaaaagaccattttacccttaaaatttttcaaacccCATGTGGTGCTTCTTACCAAAAAGgcttaaaacacaaaatcaaaatctctctctctctctctctctctctctctcaagcgtGAAGttgtctcaactctcaaggAGTGAAGCTCTCTTTGAAGTGCGTAACCACTGGCCAGATTGCTAGTTCAGACGGTACTTGGCCATTATATCTTGAAAACCCTCAAAATCCCATTTGGCATAGTCACTGTCGATCCATCTTTGATTCCTATGTTGCTTTCAACATCATTCGACTCGAGGAGGTGAGTTCTCTCTTTTGTATacattgaataaataaaaaaatttattttttgggtaagaggATAGTTGGGTCAGGGGTCAGGGATAGGGCTTGTATGTTGgggtttaattttaattctacTAGTGATCTATATTTCATCATGGGATAATTATTTAGTTCTTGTTTTGAGGAATATTTTTGGGTAGTTTTTTGCTCCAACTTGAATGTTGCACATTTTCAAATGGATATATGAAATATGGTCTagcaaaattaaagaaatggaTGGTCAATGATACAGGGGATATAGCTAAAATTCCTATTTTACTAGTTAGATGTTACATTGGTTGAATTCTATGCTTTTAGGTCCTGAATGTGTTTAAACTGTAGTGTTTTAGTCTTTGCATTTCATGTTTGCAGACAAAATTTAGTGATCAAAATTTATTGtcatagaaaatgaaaatttagataattgaatttttgtCTTTGTATAGGTATGATACACTTTAACaatttcttaataaattttagCTTGAACTGTTCTTTATCAATTGGGTCATTATCTCTCATGATCATATATTGGTTTGTTGTAATTCTTATATATGACAAGTACAATGTTAATACACAAAATTTCAGCttttattttcaaagaaaagcattcattattctatatttataaTAGTAGATATTTTGTACAGTTGTTTGTTAATTACAAGCGTATACTTTAATTCATCGCATGGTGTGACGAGAATTCTCTCGAAACATGGATGCCATTGCAAATTTGAATCCTAGAGTTGGTATGGAATTCGATACATCAGAAGATGCATGGGAATTTGGGGTAAAATATGGAAGGCAAATGGGCTTTGGTGTTAGAAAACATTACATAAATAAAAGTAAGAAGGATGGAAATGTAACATCGAGGGGACTTGTATGTGCAAAACAAGGCATTCGAGgtacaaaagaagaagatatcatTCTCACTCATAATCGAGATGATACAAGGACTAATTGTCCTTTAAGGTTATATGTTTCATTAGTGCAAGAAACTGGAAAGTATAAAGTGGCTGATTTTGTTGGAGAACATAATCACACTCTTCATCTATCagaaacaatttat
It encodes the following:
- the LOC126690090 gene encoding protein FAR1-RELATED SEQUENCE 5-like, which gives rise to MDAIANLNPRVGMEFDTSEDAWEFGVKYGRQMGFGVRKHYINKSKKDGNVTSRGLVCAKQGIRGTKEEDIILTHNRDDTRTNCPLRLYVSLVQETGKYKVADFVGEHNHTLHLSETIYMMRSQRKISKVHAGLIDLESSFGIKPKAIYELMSREAGKMPKTIFIDQDLAMAKALNEAPFVSTILTSLSSQVSTHVNIDQGNEVRFNYAPTPCVEKTDACLFHNTFLVNIDFSI